A window of candidate division KSB1 bacterium contains these coding sequences:
- the rsmH gene encoding 16S rRNA (cytosine(1402)-N(4))-methyltransferase RsmH has translation MQHGYHIPVLAGQVVSALDVHNASTIVDVCLGDGGHSRALLESASHLRIIGIDQDAQAIERAANRLSEYGDRFTAVQGNFKDIRALLLSHDVDQVDGLLADLGVSTLQISEPDRGFMFSKNGRLDMRMDIENNSLTAAWLLNTYDEEDISRLLWEYGEEKKSRRIARAIMRARRDHRIETTGQLADIVRNAAGEQFLIKTLARVFQALRIAVNQELYSLQALLDSSLNILTPGGRLAVIDYHSLEAKIVKSFFRKQADPCTCPKELPVCVCGEKPRLKIVHRLIKPDAQEIENNPRSRSARLRVAERTGVPV, from the coding sequence GTGCAGCATGGCTATCATATACCGGTTCTTGCCGGGCAGGTTGTAAGCGCACTTGATGTACACAACGCATCGACGATTGTTGATGTGTGTCTCGGGGACGGTGGACACTCCAGGGCGTTGTTGGAAAGCGCTTCCCACCTGCGGATTATCGGTATCGATCAGGATGCTCAGGCGATTGAACGCGCTGCGAACCGTTTGTCTGAATATGGCGATCGCTTTACCGCGGTACAGGGAAATTTCAAAGATATTCGTGCGTTGCTGCTCAGTCATGATGTGGATCAGGTTGATGGTCTGCTTGCGGATCTCGGAGTTTCGACGTTACAGATCAGCGAGCCTGATCGCGGTTTTATGTTTTCGAAAAACGGACGGCTCGATATGAGGATGGATATAGAAAATAATTCCTTAACCGCAGCATGGCTGTTGAATACCTATGACGAAGAGGATATTTCGCGGTTATTGTGGGAATACGGCGAGGAAAAAAAGAGCCGCCGGATCGCGCGCGCAATAATGCGCGCTCGCCGGGACCATCGTATCGAAACCACCGGACAATTGGCGGATATCGTCCGAAACGCCGCCGGTGAACAGTTTCTGATCAAAACTCTGGCCCGTGTTTTTCAGGCTCTGAGAATTGCTGTAAATCAGGAATTGTACAGTCTGCAGGCGCTGCTCGATTCCAGTCTAAATATACTGACACCGGGCGGGCGTCTTGCGGTCATTGACTATCATTCTCTGGAAGCAAAAATTGTAAAATCATTTTTTAGAAAACAGGCTGATCCGTGCACATGTCCGAAGGAACTGCCTGTCTGTGTGTGCGGAGAAAAGCCCCGGCTGAAAATTGTGCATCGCTTGATAAAGCCGGATGCTCAGGAGATCGAAAATAATCCGCGCAGCCGGTCAGCGCGCTTGCGGGTTGCCGAACGCACCGGGGTGCCGGTATGA
- the murF gene encoding UDP-N-acetylmuramoyl-tripeptide--D-alanyl-D-alanine ligase: MKLNLNDILAIPELDAEWRGESPPDREPVSGWSTDSRRINAGQVFVALTGDKFDGHDFVKTAFENGARAAVVSRDWCGSEAAHYPLIAVKDTLTAYQEIARHWRNRFNGTLVALTGSSGKTTTKEMIYSVLSQKYNVLRNIKSYNNHVGVPATLLELRDEHEIAVIEMGTSNFGEIERLSYLARPDICVLLNIGFAHLENLKSPEGVKQAKLEICSHANPDGSVIFNADDPRLSGEVYSLKMQAGFGVGAGKDYAAQHLKCDRKGRYSFRFMGAQIHLPLPGRHNVYNALAAAVTGVRFTLPVSDIKAGLETLPQVQDRMQVNWTNRGIIMNDVYNSNPGSCLAAMRTAADIKIPKTGRRLAVLADMLELGSYSKSEHEALTVRAIENAFDELFLYGEETKHTHRAAKSAGIVSRHFASRDDLINALLKAIRREDLILVKGSRSLHMEHVIEALKP; this comes from the coding sequence ATGAAACTCAATTTGAATGACATACTGGCGATTCCGGAACTTGACGCGGAATGGCGGGGCGAAAGCCCGCCGGACCGCGAACCTGTTTCTGGCTGGTCTACGGATTCGCGCCGGATTAATGCAGGCCAGGTCTTTGTAGCGCTGACCGGTGACAAATTTGACGGCCATGATTTTGTCAAAACCGCCTTTGAGAACGGCGCGCGCGCCGCGGTCGTATCACGGGACTGGTGTGGTTCAGAGGCCGCCCATTATCCCTTGATCGCTGTAAAGGATACATTGACCGCCTATCAGGAGATCGCGCGGCATTGGCGCAACCGCTTCAATGGCACGCTAGTGGCCCTGACCGGCAGTTCCGGTAAAACGACCACCAAAGAAATGATTTATTCGGTATTGTCACAAAAATACAATGTACTGCGCAATATAAAATCATATAACAATCATGTCGGTGTGCCGGCCACTCTGCTGGAACTGCGTGATGAGCATGAAATTGCCGTGATTGAAATGGGAACATCCAATTTTGGAGAAATAGAACGCCTCAGCTACCTGGCCCGTCCGGATATCTGCGTTCTGCTGAACATTGGCTTTGCGCATCTAGAAAATCTTAAAAGCCCGGAAGGCGTCAAGCAGGCCAAACTGGAAATCTGCAGTCACGCGAATCCCGACGGCAGCGTCATTTTTAATGCGGATGATCCCCGGCTCTCGGGAGAGGTCTACAGCCTTAAAATGCAGGCCGGATTCGGGGTCGGCGCGGGTAAAGACTATGCGGCTCAACACCTCAAGTGTGATCGAAAAGGACGCTACTCGTTTCGGTTTATGGGCGCACAGATTCATTTGCCGCTGCCGGGACGCCACAATGTTTATAACGCTCTGGCCGCCGCTGTAACCGGTGTGCGCTTTACGTTGCCGGTGTCTGACATCAAAGCGGGACTGGAGACGCTGCCGCAGGTTCAGGACAGAATGCAGGTGAACTGGACGAACCGCGGTATCATTATGAATGATGTCTATAACAGCAATCCCGGAAGTTGTCTGGCTGCCATGCGCACCGCTGCCGATATAAAGATTCCCAAGACCGGCCGACGGCTTGCGGTTTTGGCGGATATGCTGGAACTGGGAAGCTATTCAAAATCCGAACATGAGGCGCTAACTGTGCGCGCCATTGAAAATGCTTTTGATGAACTGTTTCTTTACGGTGAAGAAACAAAACACACGCACCGCGCCGCAAAGTCCGCGGGAATCGTTTCGCGGCATTTTGCAAGCCGGGATGATCTGATAAATGCCCTGCTGAAAGCCATTCGGCGGGAAGATTTGATACTTGTGAAAGGATCGCGGTCCCTGCATATGGAGCACGTGATCGAAGCCTTGAAACCATAA
- the mraY gene encoding phospho-N-acetylmuramoyl-pentapeptide-transferase: MRSDGPASHQSKKGTPSMGGVIILISTLIPVLLLARIRELNVLMVLVCMVALGLMGWYDDYLKLIKKMPKGLVGRYKLAGQISIGFLLGCSVYFFPEVEAVRSSTTVPFFKNLELEMGAFYILVVTFIITATSNSANLTDGLDGMLSGLTAIAAVTFGAVAYVTGRVDFSSYLNIVYLPNAGELTVFCAALFGSCLAFLWFNAPKAEVFMGDTGSLALGGAIGAVSVLVRKELLLPIICGLWLLESLSVIIQVYVFKRTGKRVFLMAPLHHHYELNGWNESKVVIRFWIIGILLALLTLTTFKIR; the protein is encoded by the coding sequence ATTCGCTCCGACGGCCCGGCGTCGCATCAGTCAAAAAAAGGCACGCCGTCCATGGGCGGTGTGATTATCCTGATCAGCACTCTAATCCCGGTTCTGCTGTTGGCCCGTATCCGGGAACTGAATGTGCTCATGGTTCTGGTGTGCATGGTTGCACTGGGATTGATGGGCTGGTATGACGATTATCTAAAGCTGATTAAAAAAATGCCCAAAGGCCTGGTGGGACGTTACAAGCTGGCCGGACAGATTTCCATCGGCTTTCTGCTCGGTTGTTCTGTTTACTTTTTCCCCGAGGTGGAAGCGGTGCGGAGTTCAACCACTGTACCGTTCTTTAAAAATCTGGAACTTGAAATGGGCGCGTTCTATATACTCGTGGTTACGTTTATTATCACAGCCACATCCAATTCCGCCAATCTTACGGACGGTCTGGATGGGATGTTGTCCGGGCTCACCGCTATTGCCGCTGTAACGTTTGGCGCTGTGGCCTATGTAACCGGACGTGTGGATTTTAGCAGCTATTTGAATATTGTCTATTTGCCGAACGCCGGTGAATTGACGGTTTTTTGCGCGGCTCTCTTTGGCAGCTGTCTGGCATTTTTATGGTTCAACGCCCCGAAAGCCGAGGTTTTCATGGGAGACACCGGCTCTCTGGCCCTTGGCGGCGCGATTGGCGCGGTCTCTGTCCTGGTGCGCAAGGAATTGTTACTGCCGATCATCTGCGGCCTTTGGCTGCTGGAAAGCCTGAGTGTCATCATACAGGTTTATGTGTTTAAACGCACCGGCAAGCGGGTTTTCCTGATGGCGCCGCTGCATCACCACTATGAATTAAACGGATGGAACGAAAGCAAGGTTGTGATCCGCTTCTGGATTATCGGCATTTTGTTGGCTCTTTTGACTCTAACGACATTCAAGATCAGGTAG
- a CDS encoding methylated-DNA--[protein]-cysteine S-methyltransferase — MNTSIHVAAYHNPAFPLLLACTDHGICNITFAVSQRFDVFKQQFDSPAEQTCPYLKQLERELDSYFQGALSAFKTPIDIIAGTSFQRSVWQALRTIPCGEVRTYGQIAGQMGNPGAARAVGSANGANPLPILIPCHRVIAAGNRIGGFGAGVDIKRALLQLEGVNI, encoded by the coding sequence ATGAACACATCTATTCATGTAGCTGCCTATCATAACCCTGCATTTCCTCTACTGTTGGCTTGTACAGACCATGGTATCTGCAATATAACATTTGCAGTCAGTCAGAGATTTGATGTATTCAAACAACAGTTTGATTCCCCGGCAGAGCAAACCTGCCCGTATTTGAAACAGCTTGAACGTGAACTTGACAGCTATTTTCAAGGCGCTCTATCCGCGTTCAAAACCCCGATTGACATTATCGCCGGCACCTCATTTCAAAGATCGGTCTGGCAAGCGCTGCGGACTATCCCCTGCGGCGAGGTTCGAACCTACGGACAGATTGCCGGTCAAATGGGCAATCCGGGCGCGGCACGCGCTGTCGGCAGCGCCAATGGCGCCAATCCCCTGCCCATTCTTATCCCCTGCCACCGGGTAATTGCAGCCGGCAACAGGATCGGCGGATTTGGCGCCGGAGTTGATATCAAAAGAGCCTTGCTGCAGCTGGAGGGCGTAAACATTTGA
- a CDS encoding penicillin-binding transpeptidase domain-containing protein, with protein MAKRRKKYSRRYITIMVFMAVMFLMIGARLVDIQIFNRGRYVELGEEQHILRRELQPNRGRIYDRNREPLAINVPAATLIVDTRQVTDAYQTAAHLSPLIDASVGEIARQIKGRRGSFEIARKKNVTLAERAETLNLPELGVRRVMKRRYPKGRTGAQIIGFTDIDGVGRSGVEGKLDHVLRGVPGVEVLLKTAKSKTLPHPRYQQKPAADGNDVVLTLDIRYQRILEEELLRTVKQYSAESGAAVLMDPRSGDILAMASEPSFDPNAYRQYDMASWRLRAITDQFEPGSTFKVGVMAAMLDAGFKHPLDTVYAENGVYHVMGETIRDTKSLQTITMREVIVKSSNIGIAKSVQGFDRNTLYSYLNQFGFGAKTDIDLVGEINGILKPTKDWVPFTQLALSYGHAVAVTPLQMCMMYSTIANDGVYTQPRLIQATIRDGKVFPRTGRKNHKVISLQTSRILKRFMSDVVERGTGVQADIDGVELCGKTGTAHMVRPNGAGYYKHRYIASFGGFMPKEDPAVCLFIMVKDPRNVYYGGQVAGVCFREIMERIIALEGLDYFSQPSARIAKTSVRVPDFIGMKSGNAVEVAASSGLTTLKQGEGRVVVDQHPSPGARVQTGERVVLFARNEKNVPNVVGMSVRRARNILIEHNYECVIEGSGVVVDQHPKAGRSAEPGTRVKISCKNQFSLSEQLE; from the coding sequence ATGGCCAAACGGCGGAAAAAATATTCCAGACGCTATATCACGATCATGGTTTTTATGGCTGTGATGTTTCTGATGATTGGCGCCCGTCTGGTCGATATTCAGATTTTCAACCGCGGACGCTATGTTGAGCTGGGTGAGGAGCAGCATATTCTGCGCCGGGAGCTGCAGCCGAACCGCGGCAGAATTTATGATCGCAATCGTGAACCGCTTGCCATTAATGTGCCCGCCGCAACCCTGATTGTTGACACGCGCCAGGTAACGGATGCCTATCAGACAGCCGCACATCTCAGTCCGTTGATTGACGCGTCTGTCGGTGAAATAGCCCGTCAGATTAAAGGGCGCCGCGGCTCTTTTGAAATCGCACGCAAAAAAAATGTGACGCTGGCTGAGCGTGCTGAAACGTTGAATCTCCCCGAACTGGGGGTGAGGCGTGTGATGAAACGTCGATACCCCAAAGGACGCACCGGCGCTCAGATTATCGGTTTCACGGATATTGATGGGGTGGGTCGCTCCGGTGTGGAAGGAAAGCTCGATCATGTGCTGCGCGGTGTGCCCGGTGTGGAAGTATTGCTGAAAACGGCAAAATCGAAAACGTTGCCGCATCCCCGTTATCAGCAAAAACCTGCTGCAGATGGAAACGATGTGGTTTTGACGCTTGATATCCGCTACCAGCGTATTCTTGAAGAAGAGCTGCTTCGCACAGTCAAACAATATAGCGCTGAAAGCGGCGCCGCGGTGTTGATGGATCCCCGTAGCGGTGATATCCTGGCCATGGCTTCCGAGCCTTCTTTTGATCCCAACGCCTATCGGCAATACGATATGGCATCCTGGCGTTTGCGCGCCATCACCGATCAGTTTGAACCCGGCAGTACCTTCAAGGTTGGCGTCATGGCGGCCATGCTGGATGCCGGATTCAAACATCCCCTGGATACAGTCTATGCGGAAAACGGCGTCTATCATGTGATGGGTGAAACGATTCGCGATACAAAGTCCCTGCAAACCATAACCATGCGCGAGGTCATTGTAAAATCGTCAAATATCGGAATCGCCAAGTCGGTTCAGGGTTTTGACCGTAACACATTATATTCGTACCTGAATCAGTTCGGCTTTGGTGCAAAAACGGACATTGATCTGGTGGGTGAAATTAACGGAATATTGAAACCGACAAAAGACTGGGTACCTTTTACACAGCTGGCGCTTTCCTACGGACATGCAGTCGCGGTTACGCCATTGCAGATGTGCATGATGTATTCCACAATCGCCAATGACGGCGTTTACACTCAGCCGCGCCTGATCCAGGCTACGATACGCGACGGCAAGGTGTTTCCGCGCACTGGACGTAAAAATCACAAAGTGATTTCTTTACAAACAAGCCGTATCCTGAAACGGTTCATGTCCGATGTGGTTGAGCGCGGCACCGGTGTTCAGGCGGATATTGACGGAGTTGAACTTTGCGGCAAAACCGGCACCGCACACATGGTACGTCCCAATGGCGCCGGGTATTACAAGCACCGCTATATCGCGTCATTCGGCGGCTTTATGCCCAAAGAGGATCCCGCTGTCTGCCTGTTCATTATGGTCAAAGACCCAAGAAATGTTTATTATGGCGGTCAGGTGGCGGGTGTCTGTTTCCGCGAGATTATGGAACGGATTATCGCGCTTGAAGGGCTGGACTATTTTTCACAGCCATCGGCGCGGATCGCCAAAACCTCTGTGCGTGTACCGGATTTTATCGGAATGAAATCCGGGAATGCGGTGGAGGTTGCCGCCTCGTCTGGGCTGACCACCTTAAAGCAGGGTGAAGGCCGGGTTGTTGTGGACCAGCATCCGTCGCCGGGCGCCCGCGTGCAAACGGGAGAGCGGGTGGTGTTGTTTGCCCGCAATGAAAAAAATGTGCCCAATGTGGTCGGCATGTCCGTACGCCGGGCGCGCAATATTCTCATAGAGCACAACTATGAATGTGTGATTGAGGGGAGCGGTGTCGTTGTGGACCAGCATCCCAAAGCCGGGCGCAGCGCAGAGCCGGGAACACGTGTAAAAATTAGTTGTAAGAATCAATTTTCGCTGAGTGAGCAGCTTGAATGA
- a CDS encoding single-stranded DNA-binding protein: MNNNETLHETYPDINRIYISGTLLHDPPLRYTRKGVPVTNFIIVTAPDSESPETSPDRKPCYISVVVWSKQAVQCSRNLKKGSPVVILGELQSMPNWNPNDDYYPVQISAQWIQYL, from the coding sequence TTGAATAATAACGAAACTCTGCACGAAACATATCCTGATATCAACCGCATATATATCTCGGGTACTTTACTGCATGATCCACCGCTTCGTTATACACGAAAAGGCGTGCCGGTCACCAACTTTATCATTGTTACGGCGCCCGACTCTGAGAGTCCTGAAACCAGTCCGGACCGGAAACCGTGCTATATCAGCGTAGTGGTGTGGTCCAAGCAGGCTGTACAGTGCAGCAGAAACCTGAAAAAAGGCAGTCCGGTTGTCATTTTAGGCGAATTGCAGTCCATGCCCAATTGGAACCCGAATGATGATTACTATCCGGTTCAAATCAGTGCGCAGTGGATACAGTATCTATAG
- a CDS encoding T9SS type A sorting domain-containing protein: MKLYCQTIASILLFSLIPVLAQEPLELPLISVQASFLGNDTGDMAGHHVSIIGDIDQDGYNDFLITAPGADYDAKTDAGLVYLFYGKADSWDKNTNLSSAEAIFHGEMPANEASHDAFGIGDINNDGYPDFGISIKKTQYNQGGIRAGKVYLFFGKNERRRGLFSLETADASIIGEEEKSEAVHIKGVGDIDNDHYDDFIIGSGFNDSNGEDAGNVYIYFGKPTAEWQVNDTTTTADAGFTGEAAGDWAGHRVAAAGDVNGDGYDDFLIGANRVAFQNTNYTGKAYLVLGGPRGSFSKNKSLEFADASWYSSEFKQELGWNVAGIGDVDDDGLDDILISVQKNSTFYILLAQNLTYQSNQLITDAADVAIESHGENDDIGHDIHPLGDHNRDGIDDFIIGVSNSDVKTGGKAGAAYVFYGRSNWPTTLSIDEFDIRFHGESAGDEAGFSCSGAGDVNGDNSNDILISAWKQNGMGKAYLFLTPPPGLTLLYPNGGEELFTGTTETIRWTRLTGIDNVSLKYKSGINGAWQTIIESTPNDGSFDWKLPSSPAATVYVQVSDAADGSPSDASDHAFSISRPNDLVLRAPKGGEQLNGLSTFDITWLPGGSGSFVSLEFSSDGGATWTSIASRADNNGTFTWLVPNLSSSRCYIRLVDSNDPANQDINNIPFSIQESTTLFLEAEHMTRTEGVEIEDRPDASNGQTVAVPRSVRTGTLSAEFNFQPGTYQWGIRYLDEIDGSSLCKVYVNDLLIDKWYFNEETEMDSFYIREFGEQDFALGDEISIDLNHHKGEYGRVDALIFQPLDVVEGSITVVAPNGGKRWRYNTEHEIRWEAIDMRGDVKIMVSRNAGGGFTTIARVPAADESWTWNVEKPLSHECLVRIQSLNGSVSDTSDELFSIMPDPKITVTAPDGGEAWMVGETQRISWQAQGGGAKVRIDLSRDNGNEWETLVDSTDNDGVINWNVNAPASDSCLIRITELQYNTADTSNAVFSIVPIPSIAIKSPNGGEVWQSGTTHPIEWQSQNLSGDLTIELSLNHGKSWTALSYQVTDDSPFNWTIDKPASDSCLIRIFDQAGVADTSDGVFSITPPPSLTLIKPNGGQVWTLGETRRIEWQLDHSDSPVDVYLSRDNGGAWETLQTAVDSAYYDWTVSGDVSEHCLVRVMTQDSLAQDYSDDNFSIDRVPALALVQPNGGEVWNIGQTYAISWNSVNISGAVDIHLSRDNGETWELLERRDNGSLFEWTAGGPASDSCLIKISSEADSASAISDSVFSIQVEPGLVITAPDSGALWSVGESHSIQWSSINISPLVTLEFSVDDGETWTTIADSVQNNGGYNWTVETTPSNLCLIRISDTAGSVSAISPVFQIQAAPQITLSSPEAGTVWIVGEQAVVSWGTTNLNSRIRLSLSRDNGQSWEELSVIKDANSYTWTVTEPVSETCLLAALDTTGAVTDTTDIFHIRYASGVARLGGEIPAAFSLKANYPNPFNPETRLVYTLPKTTRVTLSIYDIQGRLIDRLVDQQQPAGTYMINWNAKTSHSGALSSGIYFYRIDAEGFSETRRMMLIK, encoded by the coding sequence ATGAAATTATATTGTCAAACAATTGCGAGTATCCTGCTGTTTTCACTGATACCGGTCCTGGCGCAGGAACCTCTTGAACTTCCGTTGATATCCGTGCAGGCATCATTTTTGGGGAATGATACCGGTGATATGGCCGGGCACCATGTTTCCATCATTGGCGATATTGATCAGGATGGATATAATGATTTTCTGATCACCGCTCCCGGAGCGGATTACGATGCAAAGACAGACGCGGGTCTTGTCTATTTGTTTTACGGAAAAGCGGATAGCTGGGACAAAAATACAAATTTGAGCAGCGCGGAAGCCATTTTTCACGGAGAAATGCCGGCCAATGAAGCCAGTCACGACGCCTTTGGAATCGGCGATATCAACAATGACGGATATCCGGATTTTGGCATCAGCATCAAAAAAACCCAGTACAATCAGGGCGGCATTCGCGCCGGCAAGGTCTATCTGTTCTTTGGAAAAAATGAACGCAGACGGGGTCTTTTTTCGCTGGAAACCGCGGATGCCTCGATTATCGGCGAGGAGGAAAAAAGCGAAGCTGTTCACATCAAGGGTGTCGGAGATATCGACAATGATCATTATGATGACTTTATAATCGGGTCCGGCTTTAATGATAGTAACGGCGAGGACGCGGGCAACGTCTATATCTATTTCGGCAAACCCACAGCAGAGTGGCAGGTGAATGACACCACAACCACAGCCGATGCCGGCTTTACAGGAGAAGCAGCCGGAGACTGGGCCGGACATCGGGTTGCCGCCGCGGGGGATGTCAACGGCGACGGTTATGATGATTTTCTCATCGGCGCCAATCGGGTGGCCTTTCAAAACACAAATTACACAGGCAAGGCCTATCTTGTATTGGGTGGTCCTCGCGGTTCTTTTTCAAAAAATAAAAGCCTCGAATTTGCGGACGCTTCCTGGTACAGTTCGGAATTCAAACAGGAACTTGGATGGAATGTAGCCGGCATCGGTGATGTGGATGATGACGGACTTGATGACATACTGATCAGCGTCCAGAAAAACAGCACATTTTATATTCTATTGGCGCAAAACCTCACCTACCAAAGCAATCAGCTCATTACGGATGCTGCCGACGTTGCAATAGAATCACACGGTGAAAATGATGACATTGGTCATGATATTCATCCATTGGGTGATCATAATCGGGACGGAATTGATGACTTTATTATCGGCGTCTCCAACAGTGACGTGAAAACCGGCGGCAAAGCCGGTGCGGCGTATGTTTTTTACGGACGCAGCAACTGGCCTACCACCTTGTCCATTGATGAGTTTGACATCCGGTTCCACGGCGAATCCGCGGGCGATGAAGCGGGATTTTCCTGTTCAGGCGCCGGAGATGTAAACGGGGATAACAGCAACGACATTTTGATCTCCGCCTGGAAACAGAACGGGATGGGCAAAGCTTATCTTTTTCTCACACCGCCGCCGGGCCTGACGCTTTTGTATCCGAACGGCGGAGAAGAGCTGTTCACCGGCACAACCGAAACAATCCGCTGGACCCGCCTAACCGGTATTGACAATGTTTCGCTCAAATACAAAAGCGGAATCAACGGCGCCTGGCAGACCATTATCGAGTCTACACCCAATGACGGCTCATTCGACTGGAAGCTGCCATCAAGCCCCGCCGCAACTGTCTATGTACAGGTCAGCGATGCCGCAGACGGCAGTCCGTCGGATGCAAGCGACCATGCCTTTAGCATCTCCAGACCGAACGACCTCGTACTCAGGGCGCCGAAAGGCGGAGAACAGTTAAACGGTTTATCCACTTTTGATATCACCTGGCTGCCGGGCGGATCCGGGAGTTTCGTCAGTCTGGAGTTTTCTTCAGACGGGGGGGCGACATGGACGTCAATCGCAAGCCGGGCCGACAATAACGGTACATTTACCTGGCTTGTTCCCAACCTTTCCTCTTCTCGTTGTTATATCCGGCTGGTCGACAGTAATGACCCGGCGAATCAGGATATCAACAATATACCATTCAGCATTCAGGAATCCACGACGCTGTTCCTGGAGGCGGAGCATATGACCCGAACTGAAGGTGTCGAGATAGAAGACCGGCCGGATGCCAGCAACGGACAGACTGTTGCGGTGCCTCGCAGTGTGAGAACCGGCACGCTGAGCGCCGAATTTAATTTTCAGCCCGGCACTTATCAATGGGGAATTCGCTATCTGGACGAGATAGACGGCAGTTCACTGTGTAAAGTCTATGTAAACGATTTACTGATTGACAAATGGTATTTTAACGAAGAAACAGAGATGGATTCCTTTTATATCCGCGAATTCGGCGAGCAGGATTTTGCACTCGGCGATGAGATTAGCATTGATCTGAATCATCACAAGGGAGAATATGGCCGGGTAGACGCGTTGATTTTTCAACCTCTTGACGTCGTCGAGGGCAGCATAACCGTAGTGGCTCCAAACGGCGGCAAGCGCTGGAGATATAACACAGAACATGAAATCAGATGGGAAGCGATTGACATGCGGGGAGATGTGAAAATCATGGTCTCACGCAATGCCGGCGGCGGTTTTACAACCATTGCCCGGGTTCCGGCGGCTGATGAATCATGGACCTGGAATGTCGAAAAACCATTATCGCATGAATGTCTGGTTCGTATTCAGTCTCTGAACGGCTCGGTCAGTGATACCAGCGACGAACTGTTTTCCATCATGCCTGATCCGAAAATCACGGTGACCGCGCCCGACGGCGGTGAAGCCTGGATGGTGGGTGAAACCCAACGTATCTCCTGGCAGGCCCAGGGCGGCGGCGCCAAGGTCCGTATTGACCTCAGCCGCGATAACGGAAACGAATGGGAAACCCTGGTGGACAGCACGGATAACGACGGCGTGATCAACTGGAATGTCAATGCGCCCGCCTCCGATTCCTGCCTGATCCGGATTACGGAACTCCAGTACAATACCGCGGACACGAGCAATGCCGTTTTTTCAATTGTCCCGATTCCGTCCATTGCGATCAAAAGTCCGAACGGCGGTGAAGTCTGGCAGTCAGGCACCACGCATCCGATCGAATGGCAGTCGCAAAATCTTTCAGGCGATCTGACGATTGAACTCTCTCTGAATCATGGAAAAAGCTGGACAGCCTTGAGTTATCAGGTCACGGATGACAGCCCATTTAACTGGACAATTGACAAACCCGCCTCCGATTCCTGCCTGATTCGAATATTTGATCAGGCCGGTGTCGCAGATACCAGTGATGGCGTGTTTTCCATCACCCCTCCTCCCTCACTGACCCTGATCAAACCCAACGGCGGCCAAGTCTGGACATTGGGTGAAACCCGCCGGATCGAATGGCAATTGGACCATTCAGACAGTCCGGTCGATGTCTACCTGAGCCGGGACAATGGTGGCGCCTGGGAAACATTACAGACCGCTGTTGACAGCGCATATTACGACTGGACAGTGAGCGGTGATGTTTCAGAACACTGTCTGGTTCGGGTGATGACACAAGACAGCCTGGCACAGGATTACAGTGATGACAACTTTTCGATTGATCGCGTTCCGGCCCTGGCGCTTGTCCAGCCCAACGGCGGTGAAGTGTGGAACATCGGACAAACGTACGCGATCTCGTGGAACAGCGTCAATATCAGCGGCGCTGTTGACATTCATCTCAGCCGGGATAACGGGGAGACCTGGGAATTGCTGGAACGCCGGGATAACGGCTCTTTATTTGAATGGACCGCCGGCGGGCCGGCCTCAGATTCCTGTCTGATTAAAATTTCCTCGGAAGCGGATTCCGCATCTGCTATCAGTGATTCTGTTTTCTCGATACAAGTGGAGCCCGGTTTGGTGATCACAGCGCCCGATTCCGGCGCCCTCTGGAGCGTTGGTGAGAGTCATTCCATTCAGTGGAGCTCGATAAACATCAGTCCGCTTGTAACCCTTGAATTCTCCGTCGACGATGGAGAAACCTGGACAACCATCGCGGACTCTGTGCAGAACAATGGCGGGTACAACTGGACGGTAGAAACGACACCTTCGAATCTCTGCCTGATCCGCATTTCAGATACCGCCGGTTCCGTTTCAGCCATCAGTCCGGTTTTTCAAATCCAGGCCGCTCCCCAAATCACCCTGTCCTCACCCGAGGCCGGCACAGTCTGGATCGTGGGTGAACAGGCCGTTGTAAGCTGGGGGACGACTAATCTAAACTCCCGCATCCGGTTAAGCCTGTCACGGGACAACGGGCAATCCTGGGAAGAACTGTCTGTCATCAAAGACGCTAACAGCTACACCTGGACGGTAACAGAACCGGTGAGCGAAACCTGTCTGCTGGCGGCTTTGGATACAACCGGCGCCGTCACGGACACGACGGATATTTTTCATATCCGTTACGCGTCCGGGGTGGCCCGGCTTGGCGGGGAAATACCGGCGGCGTTTTCATTAAAAGCAAACTATCCGAATCCATTCAATCCGGAGACGAGACTTGTGTATACACTGCCCAAAACAACACGGGTCACGCTTTCGATTTATGATATTCAGGGACGCCTGATAGACCGTCTGGTCGATCAGCAGCAGCCCGCAGGAACCTATATGATCAACTGGAATGCCAAAACGTCTCACAGCGGCGCCCTGTCATCCGGCATCTATTTCTATCGTATTGATGCAGAAGGCTTTAGCGAAACCCGCCGGATGATGCTGATAAAATAG